A DNA window from Limanda limanda chromosome 6, fLimLim1.1, whole genome shotgun sequence contains the following coding sequences:
- the LOC133003363 gene encoding transcription regulator protein BACH1-like — protein MSIPGPRMSEFTFQSAVHSAHVLRCLNDQRQQDVLCDLTVLVGGDRSFRAHCSVLASCSEYFHSRVASGIRQNAIITLPEEVTVEGFEPLLQFAYTSKLLFTKENIHAIHSSAEFLGFHDLEAACFDFLVPKFSEGKRSSEEVRRRACCRSRDPSAGSGSSVESSQQKSSVPQSSGPSAGDEQADSSSQCPQPAQRQTTDGEENFCLENCGPQMAPLNLEMTPSGVCPMLSLPCPDSDKADPPSQFCERDILEIGDVCNESEFSLADCGLPCELSTPGDVNPPELMEPAGGDAKQTVETLGAETSCNPGSCPINTSGAGNCSELLEQSAASLGQRTTGDLSDPALAALSPEEGFGQRSSVEREVAEHLAKGFWSDLCPSQGQPLPLDPMDQNNLAKASDFHWLKQLDFNSSVGDCPFLRDLGTGDDLAPRTDTLSQTEESPCMSSSMNSGDDSDLDTDGDAEANKKRAAEIQLPFPVEQISALSRSAFQQLLRNYQLTPDQLEFVHDVRRRSKNRVAAQRCRKRKLESIQDLECEIKRLKSEKELLLQEQTELEQNLEEMQQSLCGLCKSVELGSDLDHQQLLAKLSLPGVTIPSPSRLVKAEESHVTIEMVSCSAECDPEATPADSVQSASPESGARPEEAGSPQSSSAPASLLNACLDMNSSL, from the exons ATGTCGATCCCAGGTCCTCGCATGTCAGAGTTCACGTTCCAGTCGGCCGTGCACAGCGCCCACGTGCTCCGGTGTCTGAACGACCAGCGGCAGCAGGACGTCCTGTGCGACCTGACGGTGCTGGTGGGGGGGGACCGGAGCTTCCGGGCCCACTGCTCCGTCCTGGCCTCCTGCAGTGAGTACTTCCACAGCCGGGTCGCCAGCGGCATCAGGCAGAACGCCATCATCACCTTGCCGGAAGAG GTGACCGTGGAGGGGTTTGAACCGTTGCTTCAATTTGCCTACACATCCAAGCTGCTCTTCACCAAGGAAAACATTCACGCCATTCACAGCAGTGCTGAGTTTTTAGGCTTTCACGACTTGGAGGCAGCGTGCTTTGATTTCCTCGTCCCAAAGTTTTCTGAAGGCAAAAGGAGCTCGGAGGAGGTCCGCCGGAGAGCCTGCTGTCGGAGCCGGGATCCCAGCGCCGGTTCGGGCTCCAGTGTCGAGAGCAGCCAACAAAAATCATCTGTGCCGCAAAGCTCGGGGCCTTCGGCGGGAGATGAACAAGCAGACTCCTCATCCCAGTGTCCTCAGCCCGCGCAGCGCCAGACGACTGACGGGGAAGAAAACTTCTGTCTGGAGAACTGCGGGCCCCAAATGGCCCCCTTAAATCTGGAGATGACCCCAAGTGGAGTGTGCCCCATGTTGTCCTTGCCCTGCCCGGACTCCGACAAAGCAGATCCTCCGTCTCAGTTTTGCGAAAGGGACATTTTAGAGATCGGAGACGTGTGTAATGAAAGTGAGTTCAGTTTGGCAGACTGTGGTTTACCCTGTGAGCTGTCGACCCCCGGGGACGTGAACCCGCCAGAGCTCATGGAGCCGGCAGGCGGGGACGCCAAACAGACTGTCGAGACGCTGGGGGCTGAAACAAGCTGTAACCCCGGTTCGTGTCCAATCAACACATCAGGGGCAGGAAATTGCAGTGAGTTATTGGAGCAGAGTGCGGCTAGCCTCGGACAGAGGACGACAGGTGATCTCTCCGACCCGGCACTGGCTGCTTTAAGCCCCGAGGAGGGATTTGGGCAGAGGAGCAgtgtggagagggaggtggCTGAACATCTGGCAAAAGGATTTTGGTCTGACCTATGCCCGTCTCAAGGTCAACCCCTCCCCCTGGATCCCATGGACCAAAACAATTTAGCCAAAGCATCAGACTTTCATTGGCTTAAGCAGCTGGACTTCAACTCCAGTGTAGGAGACTGCCCTTTCCTCAGGGACCTCGGGACAGGTGATGACCTCGCTCCACGCACCGACACCTTGTCCCAGACAGAGGAGAGCCCGTGCATGTCCTCCTCGATGAACTCTGGGGACGACTCAGACCTGGACACAGATGGAGACGCTGAGGCCAACAAGAaaagagctgcagag ATTCAGCTCCCATTCCCAGTGGAGCAGATCTCAGCGCTGAGCCGGAGTGCCTTCCAGCAGCTTCTGAGAAACTACCAGCTGACTCCAGATCAGCTGGAGTTTGTCCATGACGTCCGTCGACGAAGCAAAAACCGCGTGGCTGCACAGCGCTGCCGGAAGCGAAAACTAGAGAGCATTCAAGATCTGGAATGTGAAATCAAACGATTA AAAAGTgagaaagagctgctgctgcaggagcaaaCCGAGCTGGAGCAGAACCTGGAGGAGATGCAACAGAGTCTGTGCGGCTTGTGTAAAAGTGTGGAGTTGGGTTCGGATCTGGACCACCAGCAGCTTCTTGCCAAGCTCTCCTTACCGGGCGTCACCATCCCCTCCCCGAGCCGCCTGGTCAAAGCCGAGGAGTCGCACGTCACTATCGAGATGGTGAGTTGTTCTGCGGAGTGTGACCCAGAGGCGACGCCTGCAGACTCGGTTCAG
- the usp16 gene encoding ubiquitin carboxyl-terminal hydrolase 16: MGKKRVKDRSPREDEEIDLTGPNCRHIKKGTDQTLLKKLTGSSDWTSCQDCKHEENKENTDTNQEQEESEGAAVWMCLKCGHRGCGRHSENQHAIKHYETPRSEPHCLVLSMDNWSVWCYICDDEVQYSRTGHLAQLVTSLQKQSSAEPIKRPQKRVKEEEVLMEVQPQTDTVTVMESEDAENKENKEQQKKSIKKEIVVKKPSPPEDQGGVSVKGLSNLGNTCFFNAVIQSLSQTLLLRQTLNKVPEEKKSLDIKPGAPSDLEPVTVQLAQPGSLTLAMCGLLNEIQESKKGVVTPQELFTQVCRRAPRFRGFQQQDSQELLRYLLDGMRAEEHKRVSTGIVEALKQSKKSTDEEQLKTLVKEYEKNGFPKNFVDQVFGGELTSTIMCQQCKTVSVVTEMFLDLSLPISDEAYKKKSLKKAFQKTSESSPDDRISPVLTNGDDDNDVSSGGASKYQQKKAKKQAKKQSKQQKRQQKFEDRVTLDHITSPSCSESDQMDPSPGIDEEETVDTEIPKEEGEGEAAPPSDGDAAEIPAADVGAQDQDTVQAEKEKEEEGEDSETDSSATSSVSNRFTALSKNQHSEDGTEEDTQLVNEMEKVTLDEAFIQDSDAADQSMEVEDEPPEDREYTVVSQDPELAFHTLASRTSPEKMACSVESCLFQFTEVETLTENNSLLCVTCTKKRGNKNKAAGSKNNVYTDALKQMLISSPPPVLTLHMKRFKQSGHSISKVNRHVPFPLILDLASFCVVKCKNVKEGQTRILYSLYGIVEHSGTMRGGHYTGYVKVRPEGPKCTSNGHALDAGDVEPAKGSWFYVSDTSVQPASESKVQSCQAYLLFYERIL; this comes from the exons ATGGGAAAGAAACGAGTGAAGGACAGAAGCCccagagaggatgaggagatcGACCTGACAG GGCCAAACTGCAGGCACATCAAGAAAGGAACAGACCAGACTCTCCTGAAGAAGCTGACGGGCAGCTCGGACTGGACCAGCTGCCAGGATTGTAAGCAcgaggaaaacaaagagaacaCCGACACCaaccaggagcaggaggagagtgaaggagcAGCCGTGTGGATGTGTCTGAAGTGCGGCCACAGA GGCTGTGGACGCCACTCTGAGAACCAGCACGCCATCAAACACTATGAGACGCCTCGGTCAGAACCCCACTGCCTGGTGCTCAGCATGGACAACTGGAGTGTGTG GTGTTACATATGTGACGATGAGGTGCAGTACTCCAGAACTGGACATCTGGCTCAGCTGGTGACCAGCCTACAAAAGCAAAGTTCTGCAGAACCCATAAAGAGACCACAGAAAA gagtgaaagaggaagaggtctTGATGGAAGTCCAGCCGCAGACAGACACTGTAACAGTGATGGAAAGTGAGGACGcagagaacaaagaaaacaaggagcaacaaaagaaaagcatcaaGAAAGAGATTGTTGTGAAGAAGCCCAGCCCACCTGAAGACCAAGGAGGTGTTTCAGTGAAGGGCCTGAGCAACCTGGGAAATACCTGCTTCTTCAACGCTGTCATTCAG AGTCTCTCTCAAACACTGCTCTTAAGACAGACGCTCAACAAAGTgccagaagagaagaagagtctGGACATTAAACCTGGTGCCCCCTCAGACCTG GAGCCTGTCACGGTGCAGTTGGCTCAGCCGGGATCCCTGACTCTGGCTATGTGTGGACTACTTAATGAGATTCAGGAATCCAAGAAGGGTGTGGTGACACCGCAGGAGCTGTTCACTCAAGTTTGTAGAAG GGCTCCCAGATTCCGAGGCTTTCAGCAGCAGGACAGCCAGGAGCTGCTGCGCTACCTTCTAGACGGGATGCGTGCTGAGGAGCATaaa aGAGTAAGCACAGGGATCGTGGAGGCTTTGAAACAATCCAAGAAAAGCACAGATGAAGAGCAGCTGAAAACTCTAGTAAAAG AGTACGAGAAAAATGGATTTCCAAAAAATTTTGTTGATCAAGTTTTTGGTGGGGAATTGACCAGCACCATAATGTGTCAGCAGTGTAAAACG GTTTCTGTAGTGACAGAAATGTTTTTGGATCTTTCTCTTCCCATTTCTGACGAG GCATATAAAAAGAAGAGCCTGAAAAAAGCCTTTCAAAAGACCAGTGAGTCGAGCCCGGATGACAGAATCAGCCCTGTCCTGACCAACGGAGACGATGACAATGACGTTTCCAGCGGGGGTGCGAGCAAGTACCAGCAGAAGAAGGCCAAGAAGCAGGCGAAGAAGCAATCTAAG cagcagaagaggcAGCAGAAGTTTGAGGACAGAGTCACTTTGGATCACATCACATCTCCGAGCTGTTCAGAGAGCGACCAGATGGATCCTTCTCCGGGCATAGACGAAGAGGAAACTGTTGACACTGAGATACCtaaggaagaaggagaaggagaagcagcacCTCCGAGTGACGGAGACGCTGCAGAAATCCCTGCCGCTGACGTGGGTGCACAGGATCAGGACACAGTCCAggctgagaaagaaaaagaagaggaaggcgAGGATTCCGAGACCGACTCATCTGCTACGTCATCCGTCAGCAACCGGTTTACTGCCCTGTCGAAGAACCAGCACTCAGAGGACGGCACAGAGGAAGATACACAGCTGGTGAATGAAATGGAGAAAGTCACCCTGGACGAGGCCTTCATACAGGACTCGGATGCTGCGGATCAAAGCATGGAGGTTGAAGATGAGCCGCCGGAAGACAGAGAGTACACTGTAGTGAGCCAGGACCCGGAGCTGGCCTTCCACACGCTGGCTTCCAGAACCTCCCCCGAGAAGATGGCCTGCTCGGTGGAGTCGTGCCTGTTCCAGTTCACAGAGGTGGAAACCCTCACGGAGAACAACAGCCTGTTGTGCGTCACCTGCACCAAAAAGCGGgggaacaaaaacaaagctgcaG GATCCAAGAATAATGTCTACACCGACGCCTTGAAGCAAATGCTGatctcctcccccccaccagtACTGACCCTTCACATGAAGAGATTTAAACAG AGTGGACACAGTATTAGTAAGGTGAACCGACACGTGCCATTCCCCCTAATACTGGATTTAGCTTCTTTCTGTGTGGTGAAATGCAAG AACGTGAAGGAAGGACAGACTCGGATTCTGTATAGTTTATACGGTATCGTAGAGCACAGTGGAACAATGAGGGGCGGGCATTACACAGGCTACGTGAAAGTACGACCCGAGGGCCCGAAATGCACATCCAACGGACATGCGTTAGATG CAGGAGATGTGGAGCCGGCCAAAGGATCCTGGTTCTATGTGAGTGACACCAGCGTTCAGCCGGCGAGCGAGAGCAAAGTCCAGAGTTGCCAAGCCTACCTCCTCTTCTACGAGAGGATCCTGTGA